ttgagggaagctcaggtttgcaagaagcttacaccaaagcttgtcccaattcggccaaaaaaattaccgcaacatgttcgtgccatgtcatgacaccatgccaagtttcatgattttcaggcgttttttggaattacaggaattaaaaaaccaagtttctcaatctttctggccgaaccacgacgcccagatgtttgaatttcactccaatctcttgcatgggacctagaaattcgtccaaggacacacatgtgatttttcaaacaactttggtgcactggagcctgtgcttgtagttcaaatttgaattatgcacattaaatgccccaaaactcaaataatgtataaaaaaggccaaacgaacccggaataattccaaaattttgcacggtacttctatttggtctaatctggctgtgtaaacgaattaaggcgggagaaggcagtgtacgtatgtcgtttcgcacacggaggtgacacgttccctctcggaaccacgagcctttttgagggaagctccggtttgcaagaagcctacggactaaaccctccggtttatatagacaccggagggggctagggttacacagagtcggttacaagggaggagatctacatatgcgaattgccaagtttgccttccacgcaaaggagagtcccgtccggacacgggacgaagtcttcaatcttgtatcttcatagtccaacagtccggccaaagcacatagtcggctgtccgaggaccccctaatccaggactccctcagcagccaaGGGCGGCGCAACACCATCTGCCTCCTCTTGTGCGAGGAGTCGGAGGCACAATACCACACAGAGCTCGCCGAGGAGGCTGGGCACCTCGCGGCACAGGTGCATCTCCCTGTCGAGCACATCGATGCCATCACCCGTGGTTGTGCTCGTCGCCGACCCAGTCGTTGTCATTGAGAAACCGCACCATCCTTGAGTCCCTTTAGTCTCACCGCGTGGTGGCGGTGAACCATTGCGAGCTGCTCATCCACCTCGCAGAGCAAGAGCAACTGTTCGCGAAGGAGGACTATGACGAGGAGGAGATGACACCAATTGACCCCACCGCCAATGACCACGAGGCCGGCGTTTGTTCCGGCGAGGGGGTGACCGGGGTCTCCTCCGACAAGGAGTAAGATTAGGAGTAGTTTATTAGTTTGATGTAGGGGTAAAAATGTATAACTATCTCAACTACCGAATATTGTATACTCTGAACTATCTCAACGTTGCATCACTTTTTAGTATAGCCTGGATGGTCGATGCTCTCCAGGAGCTAGGCAGTGTTGAAATACATTTGAGGGTTTCCATTTGAGGTGCAGGCTTGAAGATGCCCTAAACCATTACTACTCCCTAGGGGTACACGCGGCAACAAACTTCGTCCTGCGAAATTTATCAACTAGTTTAAAATTTGCTCATCACTTGCTCAAAATTAAAACTACATTTATATCATGGTATTGTCTGCTATCCCGCCCGCTTGCATCCATGCTACTTCCACATGGGCCATTGCACTAAAAAACTGAAGAACATTAAGAACTCTATTGTTAAATCACATCCAACCACTCCTACATAGCTCCCCtgaaggagacgaacaagaacacATCTAGGTGAACCATCAGCCTACTCCCATAGTATTTGGGCGTAGACACGGTCAACCGTCTTGTGAAGTAGGTTGTCCCAATTAACCAGCATGTTGAAGTGTGTGCGCCTTCTTTTAATAAGAAAAAACACAATGCACAACAAATCAATCACATGAAGAAGGGAGCAGAAAATACATAGTTAAACTAACCGCACAATGAACACTTCTTTTCAAAAAGATGTGCGTTACAGAGATTTCTCAAAAGTTCCACACCGAAAAAAAAATCAATGTTGCTCAGCTTTTACGGAACACCTCTAGATTTTGTTTACATTTTTTGCATCCAGGAGTGTCTTAACTTGTATCATTCCTTTTTTTTGGTAGTTTTGTTATATTTTCACAATCAAAGCGCTCTGACATTCCTCTCATAGAAAGAAAACGCTTTGACATGAGGGAATCAATACAGAAGAACACCATGAAAAGTAGGCAGTAGGCACCCTGGCAGATCAGTAGCAGAGGCTAAATATGGCATAAaagttccccgcaaaaaaaaggcaTAAAAGTGCAGGTCAAGTGCAAAGCATGTTAGCAGTACTCACTAGTGGCGCAACACAAAGTTTCCCATGCATAACGTGCAACCCTGCTCTCGATGTCGAGGATGATCAGAGAGCTCCTCCTACTTCCATTGGTCAAATTGTTGCCCGATCCACTTGGATCAAATGCCAGTGGAGCTACCCGCACCCATACCTCTGGTCGTGGTCATACTGCACACATTGGCGGCTCCTTTTGTTTATCGCAATTAGGAACCGAGTTTAGTTTTGGAGACGAGAAAAGTCGTCCAAGCACAGCATCTTTTACTACTGCTCTGTTCAACCGACGCCTGCTAGTGCTGCTACTCGGTGCGGCTCGATGGTCGACGACAGTTTCCTCCCATGCTACGCGCGTTGAAACTCGGCCCCAACCGGCAATTTGGACCCAACGACTCCCCCCACAAACACGCACCGCTACATCAGCAAATTATACACACTCCCAACCCGTCGATGCTTAGCCGGGGAGGAAAACGGAAACGGGAAACCAAAGCTCCATCCGATCCCATCAGATCAGATCCCGGAAGCAAGCAAGCAAAATTGAAAACCAGAGCGGGTCACGGTGGGCCCGCCGGCCGAGCCCCACCGCAGCTCCCGCGCCCGCGCCACGTGACCTCGCCTGGCCGCCACCGCCCGccacgttcctccgccgccgcctcccgagaGCGGCCGGTGTCCGCCTGGTGGCACATCCGCTGCGCCAGAGACGACAGCAGAGGCTTCGGCTGCCGCGTCTGTCTCGTCGGGCTTTATTTTAGCCCCCGCCCCTCCCCACCTTTTGCCTCCTCGCCCCCACCCCACCGCACCGGCTCCTGCCCCCTCCCCTGCAgagcacgcgcgcgcgcgcacgccgaGGTTTCCATTTCGCTCGCCGGCCGATGGATATAACGGAGGTGACGGTGGTGCACCACGTCGCGCTGGTGCTGGCCGCGCTCTGGGCCGCCGGGAACGCCGGCTGGGCGCACCCGGCGCtcttcctcctcgccctcgtctACATCTTCGCGGTGAGTTACTCTTTCCCTGCCGCACCGCACCTACCTACCCCTCCTCGGCCCCTCCCTGATCGCTTCCCCGCTCTTCCGTTGCATTGATTGGTTGGAGGTCGGCGCCATGGTTGCTATTGTCTAAATCGACCCGCTTTAATCTGAAACCTTTGATTTCCGAATGTTGAATTAACTCCTAGGGGCTCCAGTCATCTGGTTCCTGGGGGGCTCCGAATGGAGTTCGGTTGCGAATCTGGCCTGCGCGAGTTTGGTTCCGCGGTAGTAATTTTTACACAAATTGCCTGGTGCTCGGCTGCTAATAATTTCCCCTGCTCCATCGCTGTGCTGTTGTAACTTCACATTTGACTGAGTGTTCGTCTTGATGCCAAGTTGCTATCATGACATGGAACCGTCAGTTTGGTGCGTGGAATCCGGAAGCCTGATCCGTTGAAATTTCtcatttgcttataatcattcagaaaacaaaaaaaaaaactaTCTGACCTAAAAAATAAAACTATCAAGGGGTGACTGCCATAGTAGGAACATCAAGGCCCATGTTCGGATATTTTTCTGAGACCGTGCTCAAGTCGTTTTCCTTCCTTTTTCGAAGCTGTCAGCTCTTTTACTTACTGTTGGAAAACTAAACATTGTGCATTGAATGGGGTTTGTTTGGCAGACTGGGTTACAAGCCAAGGAAAAGTTGCCTTCCTCTTGGATTTTTTGTTAGCTTAAGCAAGAAGCCTTGCTTAGGAAGAGTGAGGTCATAGAGATGGTGGAGCCGTTGAGGGACTTAGATAATACATAATGCTTTTTTGGGATGTGGACATTCCTCACAATATAGTATATGAGCTCTCCACAAGGGACACTTTATTGCCTATGCACAGCTTTTTTAGCACATTTTGGATGTGATTACAGCACCAACTCTTGGAGAAGAAATCCTCCCAAAAATAAATAATGGAATGCCAGATATGACTGACTGTAAGGGCATTGATCATTGGACCATATTAGAATTCTGCCACTGGTGGATGGCAACATGGCCCACGATGCAAGGGATGTGTTGGGATGATAACACATGTCTAACTGAAGATAGAGATAGTGCAGTGGTTAGCACATGCACAAACGCAAGCCTTAATCAAAgcaatttatttttgtttttatttggttTAAATCTAGTATCTCTAACTTCTAAAGTTATGCTATACAAGCAGAATTTTATTACTCTTCAAGTAACTTGAACAATATCTTGCATCAAATAATTGGCAAAAAAGATAGAACCATGAGCAGCAGAGCACATAGCAGTTAATTAGCTGGTGGCGCAGACACGTCTCTTATATACTTGAATGTTCAGAGCCATTACACTGGCTCGCAGTGACTAATGAGCACATCTTAGTGGACACTCCGTACATATGGAGTAGTTTAGATGATTACTGGTCAATCTTCCATCTATTTTTTACTGGGATAAAGACTTTTTTTATTGTGTGTAACTGTATTTCCTCATTCAGGATATGACTACTTCATGTTGATTTGGTAATTTGTTTCTTGAATGGTTGTGTGACTTAGCCTTTTCATCAAAAGTTCCATAGAAGCAGAACATTCATGCTGTCTACATGTCAACTCAAATAGCATCATTGTCCAGTCCCATGAAACTTCATATTCAGTAAATGACTGCATTGGTTACTAGAATTAGACATCATCTATATTTGTGCTGTGCAAATGTTCTGCAGGTATACTATTGCGCTGTTTCCACCTTAATTATATTTTGTTTGATGCATTGGAGCATTTTTATAAGTAGGTTTTGCTTGAGATGCGTGTATGTTTGAAACAGTTGAACCATTGTCTTCACTAACATGAGTCTGAGTTTCTCTTAGGTAAGATGCATATTACAGCTGCGCTTACCATCTAATAGTAATACTAATTTCATAGGTTAGATTTCCAAGGTTAAGATATACTGTTTTGGAGTGTGTTGCTTTTTTCGGGGCACACTATGCGACGCTCAGGTTAATCAAGTTTGACTTTCCTAGGCTACGGTTTTGTTCCTGCCAAAGTTTTGCCTCTCCACACTTCCTTCACATATTGTGTATTCTATCCCGACATTCCCGAACTTGTATGGAAGATTTTGGAACCACAAAACTTGTGGCTGTCCACACTGAAGAAGTGACAATATGTCGCATTGAACCAAGTGCCCCCTTGTCCTATTGAGTTGCTGTCCTACAAAATTGAATGATCACAAAATGTATAACGATTTGTTCTATTACTTTCCACAATCATTTCATTTTATGTTCTTGTCATTTTCACCCCCAAAAAACTATACTTAGTCAGAAAAATGGGTCTCTTCTTCATAAACAAAATTGGAAAATAATGCCATACTACACATCTGTAGTATGAACAGAAagaatttcatatgaatttgatcaCATGGTATACTGTAACGCTATAATTATCTCATTTTTTCATTTGTTGATCTTCCTTTTATTTCCTTCATAGCATCCATGGCTTCTGATATGTTCCAAATCAGGTAAATGCACGGTACACAATGAGACTGAAGAAGCGATTACAGTTTGAGGAAAAGAAAAGTGCCAACCAAAGAAGGGTAGGCTACTGTACCTTCATGCAGTGATATCTTCCCCGTATGCACTTCTTAGGTGTAATTTTTTTATCAAGTCTTTCGGTTCTCATGTTGATCGCAGAGCCTCCTTTCACTAGCTTCAGCTCATTTTATTTCTGGAACAGCTCCTCTCTGATGCAGAGACAGTGAGGTGGCTAAATTATGCTGTTGAGAAGATGTGGCCAGTGTGCATGGAAAGGGTTGCATCCCAGCAGTTCCTTTTGCCCATATTCCCCTGGTTCATAAGCAAGTTCAAACCATGGACCGCAGTAAGCTTGGATTTTGCACACACACTCTCAGTTTGCTTATTTTTTCATGTGCCTCTTAGGAGAACAAGCTACTGGCTGTCTTAGGAGTATTCTTGGTTGTCCATGACATACTTATTATATGTGCAGAGGAAAGCAGAGATCCAAAGCCTTTACTTGGGTCGGAATCCGCCGATGTTTACAGATATCAGGGTCGTCAGTCAATCGACTGATGATGACCATCTGGTGTGTTAATGCGATACCTTTCATATAGATGTCTTCTCTGGTACTCACTGCATAAATCTATAAAAATTAACATATGATGTCCCAGGTTCTGGAGCTAGGAATGAACTTCCTTGCTGCAGATGATATGGATGCAAGGATGGCTGTACAACTGAGGAAGAGATTCGGGTTTGGTATTACAGCAAACATGCATATAACTGGCATGCATATTGAAGGCAAGGTAGGCAACTAACTGCGATTTATGACCTACAGGCTTTACGCTAAGTAGGCGCACTATTGTTCAAGTGGGATTGTGAAGTCCATTCTTTTAATATCCTTTGAACTCTTAATCTTAAGGAAAAAAATGTTATGATTAAACATCTCATAAGGTTGGGTCTAGACTAAATGCGTGGATAAGAAAAAATGATGTCCCTGCAAAATGTAAATGGATGATACAATCCACTAGAATAAGGGACACTCATATTTGTTTCCTCGGCTTCAATAAGATAGGGCGTTTAATACTTTAGGTTGCATTGTGCTCACCAGGCATGTCTGAATTCGTGTATAGGTCCTTGTTGGTGTGAGGTTTCTTCAACAGTGGCCCTTTATTGGGCGTGTACGAGTATGCTTTGTTGAGCCTCCATACTTCCAGATGACAGTGAAGCCGCTATTTAGTCATGGGCTTGACGTGACTGAACTTCCAGGAATTTCTGGATGGCTTGTAAGTCCTCCTTTCGATGTgcttttttactttatttaattgtCATTACATTTCATTGAGGGTACTGATTTCCCTTGATGTATTCAACTTTTCAGGACAGAATGTTGGATGTTGCCTTTGGACAGACCCTAGTTGAGGTTAGATTACAGAAGTCATGCATTTTCAAAAAAGCATGCATTTTTTAACGTTATTTTTCTGTATATACTAGCAATTGTTTGAAAATAACAATGTGTAGAACAGAATGCCACAGAACAGCCAGTTTCTTGTTCTCTCTTTGTATACACGATAAACAATGTTCTGTCAAATTTCTTTTACAGCCTAACATGCTAGTTATTGATATGGAGAAGTTTGCCTCGGAGTCGGAATCTACAGGTAAATGACATGAACTAATTGTTGTGCTTCAATTTGTTCTTGATCTGACTAATTTATTCCTCTGTCTGGAATTGATTTGCGTCTATTATTATGTTTTAGATAATTGGTTTACTGTTGATGAGAAGCCACCTATTGCGCATGCCAAGGTAGAGATCATGGAGGGGGCTGACATGAAACCTTCTGACCCAAATGGTATGTTCTCAACACCAAGATTGACTCAACATTTCTTTCAGGAAAATGCAACTACATATTTAGACGATTCTCTGAAATGCTCATTGAACTGATGCACAGGTTTATCGGACCCGTATGTGAAAGGCCAGCTCGGACCATACCGTTTCCAGACAAAGATCCATAAGAAAACTCTCAACCCCAAATGGCTGGAGCAGTTCAAGATACCAATTACTTCATGGGAATCATCTAATCTTCTTTCTCTTCAAGTTCGAGACAAGGACCATATCTTTGATGACCCACTTGGGTTAGTCTCTTACAACAAAGCCATAACATCTCTTGCAATCATTCAAATTCTTGTACGGTTGATTACATGCTTTGCGTATACTTGGCATTCTTATTTCTTGATGATGATTTTCACGCAGCAATTGTTCAATCAGTACCAATAAACTGAGAGGAGGACAAAGACACGATATGTGGATTCCACTAAAGCATATAAAGACAGGGAGGGTTCATATAGCTGTCACGGTACTTGAAGATGAAAATGGAAAGGTGAGAACAGATTTGAGATTTTGGATTATTTGTTTGTTCTGGATGGGAGAACTGGGCGTCGACCAGCTGGCTAGCTAGACCAGGCTGAAATGCTCACGGCCCCGCTGGGTTGTTTACTTTACTGGAATTTTGAACTCAGAACACTATAACAGGTCAAATTTTAGATTTTTAAGAATCTATATTTAATAAGGCCCAGTCCCCGCGGTGGTGCTCGCCTTTCCTCCTTAAAAGAATGCCACCAAGGGCTAGTCATGGTTGGTAGAGTTCCATTTTTCGTTCTGGTTGCCAGCCAGTTTTTATTAACTGATGGAGATGCAGTAGCAATACTACCATTGTGTTTGTTTGGATAGAAACCGGTAAGGATCACAGTTATTATTATCGCTGAACCATGCATGAATTGTACCATAGTATGTATCTTAATGCGAGCTAGTCGTTCACACATGCTCTATCATGCTTGCAGGTACCTAGTGATGAAGATGAACTGTGTGGAACACCCAAGGAGGGGAAAGCTAGCACACCAGGGTCTAGTTTTTCTTCGAAGACCAACACCGAGAGTGCATCTTCTGCGGGATACCGGAATATGACCGATGAATATGAACCTGTGGACATCAAAGGACTGGAAAAGGCTGGAGTCTGGGTACATCGGCCGGGCAGCGATGTCGCCGCTACCTGGGAGCCTCGGAAGGGGCGAGCGCGGTGCCAGGATTCCCAAATACTACGGGAGAACGATGGCTGCAGCGATAGCCCCAGGTCATCGGTGTCGGAGTCTCAGACAAGCAACTCCAGCACCGAAGAACCAGCCAGCGGCAACAAATCTCATCGCCACCTCCGCAAGGTGAAGAAGGGTTTGGTGAAACTGGCTGGAGCTATGCGCCACAACAAGAACTCCAAGAGCGTGAGCGATGACGACGAAACCTCTCCGTGCGAAACGCCGCACCCGAACATACGGCCTGTCGGAGAAAGCAGGGTGTCGGTAACGTATGTCGTCGACGAAGACCCCGGGAACAGCAGCATGGAGCGGAGGTCAGATGACCAGCACTCCAGCCCCGAGAGGGCCGGCGACGAGAGCCCGACAAAGGGACAGCTGAGGAAGAAGGCGGCGCATATGGTGAAACATGCAGGGAAAGCCGCTCATAACCTGAAGAGCATGCTCAGCAGGAAAGGTCTTGACAAGGGCAAGGAAGACGAGTGCAGAAACGAGGAGGAAGGCGATCTCGATGTGACGAGAGTTGATTCTTT
This region of Triticum aestivum cultivar Chinese Spring chromosome 2D, IWGSC CS RefSeq v2.1, whole genome shotgun sequence genomic DNA includes:
- the LOC123051882 gene encoding C2 domain-containing protein At1g53590, producing the protein MDITEVTVVHHVALVLAALWAAGNAGWAHPALFLLALVYIFAVNARYTMRLKKRLQFEEKKSANQRRLLSDAETVRWLNYAVEKMWPVCMERVASQQFLLPIFPWFISKFKPWTARKAEIQSLYLGRNPPMFTDIRVVSQSTDDDHLVLELGMNFLAADDMDARMAVQLRKRFGFGITANMHITGMHIEGKVLVGVRFLQQWPFIGRVRVCFVEPPYFQMTVKPLFSHGLDVTELPGISGWLDRMLDVAFGQTLVEPNMLVIDMEKFASESESTDNWFTVDEKPPIAHAKVEIMEGADMKPSDPNGLSDPYVKGQLGPYRFQTKIHKKTLNPKWLEQFKIPITSWESSNLLSLQVRDKDHIFDDPLGNCSISTNKLRGGQRHDMWIPLKHIKTGRVHIAVTVLEDENGKVPSDEDELCGTPKEGKASTPGSSFSSKTNTESASSAGYRNMTDEYEPVDIKGLEKAGVWVHRPGSDVAATWEPRKGRARCQDSQILRENDGCSDSPRSSVSESQTSNSSTEEPASGNKSHRHLRKVKKGLVKLAGAMRHNKNSKSVSDDDETSPCETPHPNIRPVGESRVSVTYVVDEDPGNSSMERRSDDQHSSPERAGDESPTKGQLRKKAAHMVKHAGKAAHNLKSMLSRKGLDKGKEDECRNEEEGDLDVTRVDSFPARGGAVGDAAESLADGKDKLL